GCATCAAACATCAATTGATCTCCAAAATGCGGTGCTATTATCTGCAAACCTATGGGCAAACCTTTGGAGCTTAATCCTGCGGGAATGCTGATCGCACAGTTTCCTGCGATATTGACAGGAACCGTGAATATATCGGACAAATACATTGAAACAACATCTCCCTGCTTTTCTCCAAACTTAAATGCAGGAGTAGGTGAAGTGGGCGTGATTATAAGGTCGCATTTTTCAAATGCCTTAACAAATGTATTCTTTATTAATGTCTGAACCTTTTGGGCTTTTTTATAGTATGCATCAAAAAATCCGCTGGAAAGAACATAGTTTCCAAGCATTATTCTTCTTTGCACTTCATCTCCAAACCCTTCTGATCTGCTCTTATAATAAATGCTTATCAAATCTTCAGCATTTTCACTTCTATAGCCGTATTTTATACCGTCAAATCTTGCAAGGTTGGAAGTTGCTTCCGCGCTGGATAAAATATAATAAACAGGAATTGCGTATTCCAAAGCTTTCATGGACATTTCGATAATTTCTGCGCCTTCGGCTTCTAACTTTTTGAGCTGAAGATCCATCACATTCTTTACATCCTTATCAGAAATAAGGTCAAAGAACTCCTTAGGAATAGCAATCTTTTTGCCCTTGAATGAAAAATCATGATTTAATTTCAGCTCAGAATAT
This Clostridia bacterium DNA region includes the following protein-coding sequences:
- the gatA gene encoding Asp-tRNA(Asn)/Glu-tRNA(Gln) amidotransferase subunit GatA, translated to KRAREIDEKRAKGEKLGLLAGVPVIVKDNICTEGMPTTCSSKILENFVPEYNATVVNKLLDEDAIIIGKANMDEFAMGSSNETSYTGKVLNPYNNEYVPGGSSGGSAASVAANLAYAALGSDTGGSIRQPASLCGVVGVKPTYGTVSRYGLIAFASSLDQIGPITKTSEDALLMCKVISGQDEHDSTSYCGQYSELKLNHDFSFKGKKIAIPKEFFDLISDKDVKNVMDLQLKKLEAEGAEIIEMSMKALEYAIPVYYILSSAEATSNLARFDGIKYGYRSENAEDLISIYYKSRSEGFGDEVQRRIMLGNYVLSSGFFDAYYKKAQKVQTLIKNTFVKAFEKCDLIITPTSPTPAFKFGEKQGDVVSMYLSDIFTVPVNIAGNCAISIPAGLSSKGLPIGLQIIAPHFGDQLMFDAAQKFERLAK